The following proteins come from a genomic window of Miscanthus floridulus cultivar M001 chromosome 2, ASM1932011v1, whole genome shotgun sequence:
- the LOC136540744 gene encoding transcription repressor OFP8-like, which produces MKATTWRGAPGTLPASAKRKTKTKKKAPAPRGFMCGCGGTRSVSVDISAVTTMPMKRDDVSTAAASTGEPASKTTVGCGRDTDDDAGAEGTPSVNSLLRQLRELERGVRTLGVREREEDGDGGSGAAGTTTTATAKARPPSRPGHARSASVVGRRLDSESVAVVTESADPLGDFRRSMAQMIVENGITGGTELRELLRRFLALNAACHHQLILRAFADVWEELFAAAGAPSHGGSGSRASKRPRGRADTLS; this is translated from the coding sequence ATGAAAGCGACGACGTGGCGCGGCGCGCCGGGGACCCTACCCGCCAGCGCCAAGAGGAAGACGAAGACGAAGAAGAAGGCGCCCGCGCCGCGCGGCTTCATGTGCGGCTGCGGCGGCACCAGGTCGGTCTCCGTCGACATCTCCGCTGTCACGACGATGCCGATGAAGAGAGACGACGTTTCAACGGCGGCAGCTTCTACGGGGGAGCCAGCGTCGAAGACGACGGTGGGCTGCGGCCGCGACACCGACGACGACGCGGGCGCCGAGGGCACGCCCAGCGTGAACTCGCTGCTGCGGCAGCTGCGGGAACTGGAGCGCGGCGTCCGCACGCTGGGCGTCCGGGAACgggaggaggacggcgacggcggcagcggcgcggcagggacgacgacgacggcgacggcgaaggcAAGGCCGCCGTCGCGGCCGGGGCACGCGCGGAGCGCGAGCGTCGTGGGGCGGCGGCTGGACTCCGAGAGCGTGGCGGTGGTGACGGAGTCGGCGGACCCGCTGGGTGACTTCCGGCGGTCGATGGCGCAGATGATCGTGGAGAACGGCATCACCGGCGGCACCGAGCTGCGGGAGCTCCTGCGGCGGTTCCTCGCGCTCAACGCCGCGTGCCACCACCAGCTCATCCTCCGCGCCTTCGCCGACGTCTGGGAGGAGCTCTTCGCCGCCGCCGGGGCACCCTCGCACGGCGGCAGCGGTAGTAGAGCTAGCAAACGTCCACGCGGTCGCGCTGACACGTTAAGTTAG
- the LOC136535763 gene encoding uncharacterized protein isoform X1 has protein sequence MATVTPLTASLLRVRGHLFHRRRGRLHAKQHPRPQRRLTRTAGLHCAPEPDGGGAEVSAPPASAAVEEQAPQERPEDFMLLAANRSDFNEIIMVIDSPAARYLVLDHNRNIHSILPKTTVWTNSYWDEFVSLPAIVPRGPVALLGLGAGTATHLMLKFWPWLQLIGWEIDPMIIELPRDYFGMSDLEKATESGGSLSVHIGDALSPSATVEGGFAGIVVDLFCDGKVIPQLQEAETWLQIAKKLMPDGRIMVNCGGGDTEESLSSSWVQNPTVKALCSAFPGQLCWKRLSEKESVNYVALTGPLPDLDEWSASVPSELSTKVKQWVPCDLA, from the exons ATGGCCACCGTGACGCCCCTAACCGCCTCCCTGCTCCGCGTCCGCGGCCAcctcttccaccgccgccgcggccgcctccacgCCAAGCAGCACCCGCGTCCCCAGCGCCGCCTAACACGCACCGCGGGGCTACACTGTGCGCCGGAGCCGGACGGTGGCGGCGCCGAGGTCTCGGCCCCTCCCGCTTCTGCAGCCGTCGAGGAGCAAGCGCCGCAAGAGCGGCCGGAGGACTTCATGCTCCTCGCTGCCAACCGCAGCGACTTCAACGAGATCATCATGGTCATCGACTCGCCCGCCGCGCGGTACCTCGTCCTCGACCACAACA GGAATATCCACAGCATTCTCCCCAAGACAACTGTTTGGACCAACTCGTACTGG GATGAGTTTGTGAGCCTGCCAGCTATTGTTCCACGGGGTCCTGTTGCACTTCTAGGTTTG GGTGCTGGGACCGCAACACATCTAATGCTAAAGTTCTGGCCTTGGTTACAacttattggctgggagatcgATCCTATG ATAATTGAATTGCCAAGGGATTATTTTGGTATGTCTGATTTAGAGAAGGCCACAGAATCAGGTGGTTCACTTTCGGTGCACATTGGTGATGCACTTTCTCCATCAGCTACAGTTGAAGGAGGATTTGCTG GAATTGTTGTAgatttgttttgtgatggaaAGGTCATACCTCAGCTACAAGAA GCTGAAACATGGTTGCAAATTGCAAAAAAGCTAATGCCAGATGGTCGAATCATGGTAAATTGTGGTGGAGGAGACACTGAAGAATCTCTTTCATCGTCTTGGGTTCAAAATCCTACAGTTAAAGCACTCTGTTCCGCATTTCCTGGGCAG CTTTGCTGGAAGAGACTATCGGAGAAAGAGAGTGTAAACTATGTTGCCCTGACGGGACCTCTTCCAGACCTGGACGAGTGGTCTGCCTCGGTTCCTAGTGAGCTAAGCACGAAGGTGAAACAATGGGTGCCATGCGATCTTGCGTGA
- the LOC136535763 gene encoding uncharacterized protein isoform X2 translates to MATVTPLTASLLRVRGHLFHRRRGRLHAKQHPRPQRRLTRTAGLHCAPEPDGGGAEVSAPPASAAVEEQAPQERPEDFMLLAANRSDFNEIIMVIDSPAARYLVLDHNRNIHSILPKTTVWTNSYWDEFVSLPAIVPRGPVALLGLGAGTATHLMLKFWPWLQLIGWEIDPMIIELPRDYFGMSDLEKATESGGSLSVHIGDALSPSATVEGGFAGIVVDLFCDGKVIPQLQELMPDGRIMVNCGGGDTEESLSSSWVQNPTVKALCSAFPGQLCWKRLSEKESVNYVALTGPLPDLDEWSASVPSELSTKVKQWVPCDLA, encoded by the exons ATGGCCACCGTGACGCCCCTAACCGCCTCCCTGCTCCGCGTCCGCGGCCAcctcttccaccgccgccgcggccgcctccacgCCAAGCAGCACCCGCGTCCCCAGCGCCGCCTAACACGCACCGCGGGGCTACACTGTGCGCCGGAGCCGGACGGTGGCGGCGCCGAGGTCTCGGCCCCTCCCGCTTCTGCAGCCGTCGAGGAGCAAGCGCCGCAAGAGCGGCCGGAGGACTTCATGCTCCTCGCTGCCAACCGCAGCGACTTCAACGAGATCATCATGGTCATCGACTCGCCCGCCGCGCGGTACCTCGTCCTCGACCACAACA GGAATATCCACAGCATTCTCCCCAAGACAACTGTTTGGACCAACTCGTACTGG GATGAGTTTGTGAGCCTGCCAGCTATTGTTCCACGGGGTCCTGTTGCACTTCTAGGTTTG GGTGCTGGGACCGCAACACATCTAATGCTAAAGTTCTGGCCTTGGTTACAacttattggctgggagatcgATCCTATG ATAATTGAATTGCCAAGGGATTATTTTGGTATGTCTGATTTAGAGAAGGCCACAGAATCAGGTGGTTCACTTTCGGTGCACATTGGTGATGCACTTTCTCCATCAGCTACAGTTGAAGGAGGATTTGCTG GAATTGTTGTAgatttgttttgtgatggaaAGGTCATACCTCAGCTACAAGAA CTAATGCCAGATGGTCGAATCATGGTAAATTGTGGTGGAGGAGACACTGAAGAATCTCTTTCATCGTCTTGGGTTCAAAATCCTACAGTTAAAGCACTCTGTTCCGCATTTCCTGGGCAG CTTTGCTGGAAGAGACTATCGGAGAAAGAGAGTGTAAACTATGTTGCCCTGACGGGACCTCTTCCAGACCTGGACGAGTGGTCTGCCTCGGTTCCTAGTGAGCTAAGCACGAAGGTGAAACAATGGGTGCCATGCGATCTTGCGTGA
- the LOC136535764 gene encoding C-terminal binding protein AN-like: MAHSPAPSGGGGQQPLVVSLNCLDDPSLEQEGLAGVAAVEHVPLSAVASGRVEAASAVLLPSLAFLPRAAQRRLRPWQLLLCLGTADRAADAAAAADLGLRLVHVDANRAEEVADTVMALILGLLRRTHLLSRHASSAPAAVAAGWLGSVQPMCRGMRRCRGLVLGIIGRSAAARCLATRSLAFRMSVLYFDPRYVKASGKTKRPSIVFPSAARRMDTLNDLLAASDLISLHCGLTNETMHILNADCLQHIKPGAFIVNTGSCQLIDDCALKQLLIDGTVAGCALDGAEGPQWMEAWVREMPNVLILPRSADYSEEVWMEIREKAITMLQSFFFDGVLPSSAISDEDEEISEARNEDDYLDPEAKDSQSQIFDAEIDESHLTLEYEKKRAISHHKAPQVSGKSVNIGSRPEGRRSRSGKKGKKRPAHRRPQQKSDDLSAAESDSNYSSRRDDDTAMSSRDQVVSSSSRFASPEDSKYKHKSLAESPMQMTSEKKVPVLLSRKYPDKLKDGFVVALRARDNSGYHVARQRAVGGGGWILDVVSNATNRDPAAQFLVTFKNKDTMGLRSFVAGGKLLQINRKTEFVFASHSFDVWENWMLDGSLLEGSKLINCRNPSAVLDVCIEILAAPSEEDGVTRWLDY, translated from the exons ATGGCCCATTCGCCGGCGCCCAGCGGCGGCGGGGGGCAGCAGCCGCTGGTGGTGTCGCTCAACTGCCTCGACGACCCCTCGCTGGAGCAGGAGGGGCTGGCGGGCGTTGCCGCGGTGGAGCACGTGCCGCTCTCCGCCGTCGCCTCCGGCCGCGTCGAGGCCGCCTCCGCGGTGCTGCTCCCGTCCCTCGCCTTCCTCCCGCGCGCCGCGCAGCGCCGGCTGCGGCCCTGGCAGCTGCTGCTCTGCCTTGGCACCGCGGACCGCGCGGCAgacgcggcggccgccgccgaccTGGGCCTCCGCCTCGTCCACGTCGACGCCAACCGCGCCGAGGAGGTCGCCGACACCGTCATGGCGCTCATCCTCGGCCTGCTCCGCCGGACCCACCTGCTCTCGCGCCACGCCTCGTCGGCccctgccgccgtcgccgccggctgGCTCGGCTCTGTCCAGCCCATGTGCCGCGGCATGCGGCGCTGCCGCGGCCTCGTGCTTGGCATCATTGGCCGGTCCGCGGCCGCCCGCTGCCTCGCCACTCGTAGTCTCGCGTTTCGGATGAGCGTGCTCTACTTCGATCCGCGCTACGTG AAGGCAAGTGGAAAAACAAAGCGTCCCTCTATTGTTTTCCCTTCTGCAGCAAGGAGAATGGACACTCTCAATGATTTATTAGCAGCAAGTGATCTTATTTCACTGCATTGCGGATTAACAAATGAAACCATGCATATACTTAACGCTGACTGCCTGCAGCACATAAAACCTG GAGCTTTCATAGTCAACACTGGTAGTTGCCAGCTAATAGATGACTGTGCACTCAAACAGCTCTTGATTGATGGTACCGTAGCTGGTTGCGCATTGGATGGTGCTGAAGGTCCACAGTGGATGGAAGCATGG GTGCGGGAGATGCCAAATGTTTTAATTCTTCCACGGAGTGCAGACTACAGCGAAGAAGTGTGGATGGAAATAAGAGAGAAAGCAATCACTATGTTACAGTCCTTTTTCTTTGATGGTGTTCTTCCAAGTAGTGCAATTTCTGATGAAGATGAGGAAATAAGTGAAGCTAGAAATGAAGATGATTATCTTGACCCAGAGGCAAAGGATAGCCAGTCACAGATTTTTGATGCTGAAATAGATGAAAGCCACTTAACGCTGGAGTATGAAAAGAAAAGAGCCATATCCCACCATAAAGCACCTCAGGTGTCTGGAAAGTCTGTAAACATTGGCTCCCGACCTGAAGGCAGGCGTAGTCGTTCTggaaagaaaggaaaaaagaggCCTGCCCATCGCAGACCTCAACAGAAATCAGATGACTTGTCTGCTGCAGAGAGTGACAGTAATTATTCGTCCCGGAGAGATGATGACACTGCAATGAGTAGCAGGGACCAGGTTGTAAGTTCCAGTTCACGATTTGCCTCTCCTGAGGACTCAAAATACAAGCATAAATCTCTTGCTGAATCCCCGATGCAAATGACATCTGAGAAGAAGGTGCCTGTACTACTCAGTAGAAAGTACCCTGATAAACTAAAAGATGGGTTTGTTGTAGCTTTGAGAGCAAGAGATAATTCCGGGTACCATGTTGCAAGACAAAGAGCagttggtggtggtggctggaTTCTTGATGTTGTCTCAAATGCTACAAACAGGGACCCCGCTGCTCAGTTCCTCGTTACTTTCAAAAACAAG GATACTATGGGGCTCCGATCCTTTGTTGCTGGTGGTAAGCTACTACAG ATTAATAGGAAGACGGAGTTTGTCTTTGCAAGCCATTCTTTTGATGTTTGGGAGAACTGGATGCTGGACGGGTCCTTGCTGGAGGGTAGCAAGCTTATCAATTGCAGAAATCCTTCG GCTGTATTGGACGTCTGCATTGAGATCCTCGCAGCACCAAGTGAAGAGGATGGAGTCACTAGGTGGTTAGATTACTGA